A DNA window from Candidatus Sulfidibacterium hydrothermale contains the following coding sequences:
- the mgtA gene encoding magnesium-translocating P-type ATPase, producing MVTKLKETVKKKIFQNTHGISPEAVKKLQHAAASDIKEILNAYQTSLSGLDEESVEEKLKQFGPNRIQREKTPAWYKQLLAAFLNPFIGILVLIAIVSYVVDIWLAAPGQKDYKTLIVVSTMVFISVLIRFVQEFRSNVAAEKLKNLVTTTATVIRKEKGSSEINFEEIVPGDIIHLSAGDMIPADSRVIQSKDLFVNQSILTGESMPVEKLAHPVTNAENLSPLELTNICLMGTNIVSGTALVMAVNTGENTYFGAISKSITNKRVETSFDKGINRVSWLLIRFMLVMVPLIFFINGIAKGNWFDAFLFAIAVAVGLTPEMLPMIVTTNLAKGAVNMSKFKVIVKRLNAIQNIGAMNILCTDKTGTLTLDKVVLEKHVNILGYDDDEVLSWAYLNSYHQTGMKSLLDKAILTHAELNEELKVERDFEKIDEIPFDFQRRRLSVILRKKDGNHLLICKGAVEEILQISSHAFDPGDDKQLQIFSDEIVPLDERMKNIILRETQKMNEDGMRVLLLAVREFAPREINYSVADENNLVIAGLIGFLDPAKPSANEAIQQLQKLGVGIKVLTGDNEIVTRKICKDVGIPIKHIMLGHEMENISDEELTQQIDQISIFAKLNPLQKSRVVKTLQAKGYTVGFLGDGINDAGALKDADVGISVDTATDIAKESADIILLENDLSVLRKGIIYGRRTFGNILKYIKMATSSNFGNMFSMLGASIFLPFLPMLPVQLLLQNLLYDISQTSIPWDRVDKEYIVKPQQWDASFLQKFILYIGPISSIFDYITFALMFFYFKANTPAHQSLFQTGWFVEGLLSQTLIVHLIRTRRIPFIQSWATAPVVALTSLIMVIGIIIPFTPVGTAIGLTPLPLIYFPFLIAILISYALLTQIVKNWFIKRFHNF from the coding sequence ATGGTAACCAAATTAAAAGAAACCGTTAAAAAAAAGATATTTCAAAATACACACGGAATATCTCCCGAAGCCGTAAAAAAACTGCAACATGCCGCGGCCTCCGATATCAAAGAAATTTTAAACGCCTACCAGACTTCTCTTTCCGGGCTGGATGAAGAAAGCGTAGAAGAAAAGCTGAAGCAATTTGGCCCAAACCGCATTCAACGAGAAAAAACCCCAGCCTGGTACAAGCAACTGTTAGCCGCTTTTCTGAACCCGTTTATCGGAATACTGGTTCTTATCGCCATCGTTTCCTATGTCGTCGACATCTGGTTGGCTGCACCGGGACAAAAAGATTACAAAACGCTCATCGTTGTTTCGACAATGGTGTTCATCAGTGTTTTAATCCGTTTTGTTCAGGAATTCCGGAGTAATGTTGCAGCTGAAAAGCTGAAAAATCTGGTCACTACCACCGCCACTGTTATCCGAAAAGAAAAAGGAAGTTCGGAAATCAATTTTGAAGAAATTGTTCCGGGCGATATTATCCATTTGTCTGCCGGAGACATGATTCCGGCTGACTCCAGAGTCATTCAGTCCAAAGATTTGTTTGTCAATCAATCCATCCTGACAGGCGAATCCATGCCGGTTGAAAAACTGGCCCATCCCGTTACCAACGCCGAAAATCTTTCACCGCTTGAACTAACCAATATCTGTTTGATGGGAACCAACATTGTAAGCGGTACTGCGCTGGTCATGGCGGTGAATACCGGCGAAAACACCTATTTTGGCGCCATCAGCAAATCCATAACCAACAAACGGGTAGAAACCAGTTTCGACAAAGGAATCAACCGGGTAAGCTGGCTGCTTATCCGTTTTATGCTCGTCATGGTTCCGCTCATCTTTTTTATTAACGGTATCGCCAAAGGAAACTGGTTTGATGCTTTTCTTTTTGCCATTGCGGTAGCTGTGGGGCTGACTCCCGAAATGCTTCCCATGATTGTCACCACTAATCTGGCCAAAGGAGCCGTAAACATGAGCAAATTCAAAGTAATCGTGAAACGGCTGAATGCCATCCAGAATATTGGCGCCATGAATATTTTGTGTACCGATAAAACAGGTACTTTGACACTGGACAAAGTCGTTTTGGAAAAACACGTAAATATTTTGGGCTACGATGATGATGAAGTATTGAGCTGGGCCTATCTGAACAGCTACCACCAAACCGGCATGAAAAGTCTGCTGGACAAAGCCATTCTTACCCATGCCGAGCTGAATGAAGAGCTGAAAGTGGAACGCGATTTTGAGAAAATTGATGAAATTCCTTTTGATTTTCAACGCAGGCGGCTGTCAGTGATTCTAAGAAAAAAAGACGGGAATCATCTTTTGATTTGCAAAGGAGCCGTGGAAGAGATTCTTCAAATTTCGTCCCATGCTTTTGATCCGGGTGACGACAAACAACTACAAATTTTTTCCGATGAAATTGTTCCGCTTGACGAGAGGATGAAAAACATCATCCTTCGGGAAACACAAAAAATGAACGAAGACGGAATGCGTGTGCTGTTGCTCGCCGTACGTGAATTTGCTCCGCGCGAAATCAACTATTCCGTTGCCGACGAAAACAATCTGGTTATTGCCGGTTTAATCGGATTTCTGGACCCGGCAAAACCTTCGGCTAACGAAGCCATTCAGCAACTGCAAAAACTGGGGGTAGGCATCAAAGTACTTACCGGCGATAATGAAATCGTTACCCGGAAAATCTGTAAAGATGTGGGAATCCCCATAAAACACATCATGCTCGGACATGAGATGGAGAACATCTCGGACGAAGAGCTGACTCAACAAATTGATCAGATCAGCATTTTTGCCAAACTTAATCCGCTTCAAAAAAGCAGAGTGGTAAAAACATTACAGGCCAAAGGCTACACGGTGGGTTTTTTGGGAGACGGCATTAACGACGCCGGGGCGCTAAAAGATGCCGACGTGGGCATTTCGGTAGATACAGCCACTGATATTGCCAAAGAAAGTGCCGATATTATTTTGCTGGAAAACGATCTGTCGGTCTTGCGAAAAGGAATTATTTACGGACGTCGTACCTTTGGCAACATCCTGAAATACATCAAAATGGCTACCAGCAGCAATTTTGGCAACATGTTCAGCATGCTCGGTGCCAGTATTTTCCTTCCTTTCCTTCCCATGCTGCCGGTTCAGCTGCTGTTGCAAAACCTGCTTTACGATATTTCGCAAACGTCTATCCCGTGGGATCGTGTGGACAAAGAATACATCGTAAAACCCCAACAGTGGGACGCCTCTTTTCTGCAAAAATTCATCCTTTACATCGGGCCCATCAGTTCCATATTCGATTATATCACTTTTGCCCTGATGTTCTTTTATTTTAAAGCCAATACACCGGCACATCAAAGTCTTTTTCAAACCGGCTGGTTTGTAGAAGGCTTATTGTCTCAAACATTAATCGTTCATTTAATCCGTACCCGCCGTATTCCTTTCATTCAAAGTTGGGCTACGGCACCGGTGGTTGCTCTGACCTCTTTAATCATGGTTATTGGCATTATTATTCCTTTTACTCCGGTAGGAACCGCCATTGGGCTAACGCC
- a CDS encoding NAD(P)/FAD-dependent oxidoreductase: protein MENKFDVIVLGGGPAGLTAGIYLGRSKAKTVIIDTGMPGGQMVLTYEIANYPGIESISGYQLASAMKKQAKNFSCVIKSNIKLKNLILEGDEKKVELENGEVFTAPAIILSTGGRSRTLNVPGEDTFKGRGISYCATCDGDFFQDKEIIVVGGGNSALEEAVALTKYARKVTILHEFDHFQAFEHAVEEAKANPKIDYIMGAHITEFFGKESLEGIKYKNLKTGEIFTKKIDGVFIFVGYEANTQALENTPVKLNQWNEIETDENLQTNIKGVFAAGDCRAKRFRQITTAVADGTVSALNALNYIQQ from the coding sequence ATGGAAAACAAATTTGATGTCATCGTTTTAGGCGGTGGCCCGGCAGGGCTTACTGCCGGAATTTATTTGGGACGCTCCAAAGCAAAAACCGTCATTATTGATACCGGCATGCCCGGAGGACAAATGGTACTGACTTATGAGATAGCCAATTATCCGGGCATCGAAAGTATCAGTGGCTATCAGCTGGCTTCAGCCATGAAAAAACAAGCCAAAAATTTCAGCTGTGTCATCAAATCAAACATCAAGCTGAAAAACCTGATACTGGAAGGCGACGAAAAAAAGGTGGAGCTCGAAAACGGAGAAGTCTTTACAGCACCGGCCATCATCCTTTCTACCGGTGGACGGTCACGCACCCTGAATGTTCCCGGAGAGGACACCTTTAAAGGACGCGGTATTTCTTATTGCGCCACTTGCGATGGTGACTTTTTTCAGGATAAAGAAATTATTGTCGTGGGTGGCGGAAATTCGGCACTGGAAGAAGCGGTAGCCTTGACAAAGTACGCCCGGAAAGTAACCATTCTTCATGAGTTTGACCATTTTCAGGCTTTTGAACATGCCGTAGAAGAGGCCAAAGCCAATCCGAAGATTGATTATATCATGGGAGCCCACATTACGGAATTTTTTGGAAAAGAAAGCCTGGAGGGCATCAAATATAAAAACCTGAAAACCGGTGAAATTTTCACCAAAAAAATTGACGGGGTATTTATTTTCGTAGGCTACGAAGCCAACACCCAGGCGCTGGAAAATACACCGGTAAAACTCAACCAGTGGAACGAAATTGAAACGGACGAAAACCTGCAAACCAATATCAAAGGGGTTTTTGCAGCCGGCGACTGCCGCGCTAAACGTTTCCGCCAAATTACCACGGCTGTTGCCGATGGAACGGTCTCCGCATTGAATGCATTGAATTATATTCAACAATAA
- a CDS encoding thioredoxin family protein, producing MVLPTNLKHVVSEAELNQILKDHENVMVCCGRMGPMCVPVYDIMEELQDEYPHVEFRDMLFDNPEARVIRELPECRGFMGLPFTIYYKNGKVVAATSSIQTREQITEILDREFKK from the coding sequence ATGGTACTACCCACAAATTTAAAACATGTTGTCAGCGAAGCAGAGCTGAACCAGATTTTAAAAGATCACGAAAATGTAATGGTATGTTGTGGCCGCATGGGCCCCATGTGTGTTCCTGTTTACGACATCATGGAAGAGTTACAGGACGAATATCCGCATGTTGAGTTTCGCGACATGTTGTTTGACAATCCGGAAGCACGGGTAATTCGCGAACTTCCCGAATGCCGTGGTTTTATGGGACTTCCGTTTACTATTTATTACAAAAACGGAAAAGTCGTGGCAGCTACCAGCAGCATTCAAACCCGCGAACAAATTACCGAGATTTTGGACCGTGAGTTCAAAAAATAA
- a CDS encoding uracil-DNA glycosylase family protein yields the protein MTFAEKTLFFYQHLSLNVTLPLGIEVMNPYRNPETLQVCHRFYHQYFNDNQNRHLILGINPGRFGAGVTGIPFTDPIQLEQTCGITNPFDKKPELSSQFVYRLIQHMGGPTPFYKRFYIGAVSPLGFIKNGKNFNYYDDKALENSLKPFITKSIKDQITLGTYTDKCYCFGNGKNFSYLKKLNDEFRFFGEVIPLPHPRWVMQYRKKKLPEFLESVRRELEA from the coding sequence ATGACTTTTGCAGAAAAAACACTCTTTTTTTACCAACACCTTTCCTTAAACGTAACGTTACCTTTGGGAATTGAGGTCATGAATCCTTACCGGAATCCGGAAACACTTCAGGTTTGCCACCGCTTTTATCATCAATATTTCAACGACAATCAAAACCGCCACCTCATTCTGGGAATTAATCCCGGCCGATTTGGTGCCGGAGTAACCGGCATTCCGTTTACAGACCCCATTCAACTGGAACAGACGTGTGGCATTACCAACCCATTCGATAAAAAACCGGAACTCTCTTCACAATTTGTTTACCGGCTTATTCAGCATATGGGAGGCCCCACTCCCTTCTACAAACGTTTTTACATCGGAGCGGTCAGCCCGCTTGGCTTCATCAAAAACGGAAAAAACTTTAATTATTACGATGACAAAGCACTGGAAAACAGCCTAAAACCTTTTATTACAAAAAGTATCAAGGACCAAATTACGCTGGGAACTTATACCGACAAATGTTATTGTTTTGGCAACGGAAAAAATTTTTCCTACCTGAAAAAACTCAATGACGAATTCCGGTTTTTTGGTGAAGTGATCCCACTACCCCACCCACGATGGGTTATGCAATACCGGAAAAAGAAACTACCCGAATTTCTTGAATCGGTCCGCCGCGAACTGGAGGCATAA
- the gdhA gene encoding NADP-specific glutamate dehydrogenase, whose amino-acid sequence MNLNNIMNDLEKKHPGEVEFLQAVREVLESIEEVVNENPQFDSAKVIERLVEPDRVIMFKVPWIDDNGDVQVNLGYRVQFNNALGPYKGGLRFHPSVNLSILKFLGFEQIFKNALTTLPMGGGKGGSDFNPKGKSDNEIMRFCQAFMLELWKVIGPETDVPAGDVGVGGKEIGYLYGMYKKLARENSGVLTGKGLGWGGSLIRPEATGFGGVYFTKEMLAMQNETFEGKTVAISGFGNVAWGVALKVTELGGKIITISGPDGYIYDEEGIAGEKIDYLLELRASNQDIVAPFADEFPSAKFIPGKRPWEVKCDIAMPCAIQNELNGDDAKLLVENGVLAVAEVSNMGCTPEAVTLFHEKKIPFGPGKAVNAGGVAVSGLEMTQNAMKLAWTREEVDAKLHHIMSSIHTACITHGTEDDGYINYVKGANIAGFLKVANAMMDQGVI is encoded by the coding sequence ATGAACCTTAACAATATCATGAACGACCTGGAAAAGAAACATCCGGGTGAAGTAGAATTTTTACAGGCAGTACGCGAAGTGCTGGAATCTATTGAAGAAGTGGTCAATGAAAACCCGCAATTCGATTCGGCCAAAGTGATTGAACGGCTGGTAGAACCTGACCGGGTTATTATGTTTAAAGTGCCGTGGATTGATGATAACGGTGATGTACAGGTAAATCTGGGATACCGGGTACAGTTTAATAACGCTTTAGGACCGTACAAAGGCGGTTTGCGGTTTCACCCGAGCGTAAACCTGAGTATTTTGAAATTCCTTGGTTTTGAACAGATCTTTAAAAATGCTTTGACTACACTTCCTATGGGAGGTGGTAAAGGCGGTTCTGATTTTAATCCAAAAGGAAAATCAGATAACGAGATCATGCGTTTTTGCCAGGCTTTTATGCTGGAACTTTGGAAAGTGATTGGACCGGAAACCGATGTTCCGGCTGGTGATGTAGGAGTAGGAGGCAAAGAAATTGGTTACCTGTACGGAATGTATAAAAAACTGGCCCGCGAAAATTCAGGCGTTCTGACCGGAAAAGGTTTGGGCTGGGGCGGAAGCCTGATTCGTCCGGAAGCTACCGGCTTTGGCGGTGTGTATTTCACCAAAGAAATGTTGGCTATGCAAAATGAAACTTTTGAAGGTAAAACCGTGGCTATTTCCGGATTTGGAAATGTGGCCTGGGGCGTGGCCTTGAAAGTGACTGAGCTGGGTGGAAAGATCATTACTATTTCTGGTCCTGACGGATATATTTATGATGAAGAAGGTATTGCCGGTGAAAAAATTGATTATTTGCTCGAACTGCGGGCTTCCAATCAGGATATTGTGGCTCCGTTTGCCGATGAATTTCCGTCTGCTAAATTTATTCCCGGAAAACGTCCGTGGGAAGTAAAATGTGATATTGCCATGCCTTGCGCTATTCAGAATGAACTGAACGGGGACGATGCCAAACTGCTGGTGGAAAATGGGGTTTTGGCTGTTGCTGAAGTTTCCAATATGGGTTGTACCCCCGAAGCCGTTACCCTTTTCCACGAAAAGAAAATTCCTTTTGGCCCCGGAAAAGCCGTGAATGCCGGCGGCGTTGCCGTATCTGGTTTGGAAATGACCCAGAATGCCATGAAACTGGCCTGGACCCGCGAAGAAGTAGATGCCAAGTTGCATCATATCATGTCTTCCATTCACACCGCTTGTATCACGCATGGTACCGAAGATGATGGCTATATTAATTATGTGAAAGGCGCGAATATTGCCGGATTCCTGAAAGTAGCCAATGCAATGATGGATCAGGGGGTGATCTAA
- a CDS encoding aspartate:alanine exchanger family transporter: MDWLTFLLTKDYFVLFLVIGLGIMVGRINFKGVKFELSAVIFVALFFGYFYHHYGIDFEIPSVIQDVGLVLFIYTIGMQAGPSFFSAFKEQGAKMLILAAIIVVSGAMIAVLIAFAAGVDMPLMTGLFTGALTSTPGLAAAIEASGSPLASIGYGVAYPFGVLGVILFIKISPKIFRVDLKKEEEKFKKSSRLSVPVITHKTFVVTNENIHGKSLEQLHIYSMTCASISRIMRENGELIVPAPDVALYKGDMVKAVGTEKALRCVEVLIGKPTPKVIPQSGNLEIKWFVVSNERVVNKSLEELNLLENYHATVTRIRRSGIELMPLPSVRLRYGDKVLVSVHKGNVPQLTALLGDSLKHISETSFLPVAVGIVLGIVVGTLELPFGNLHVKLGLTGGVLLTSLFFSWKGKTGPLVWNLSGPANQLLRQMGLLLFLTPVGIRAGEHLTAALSQYGFNLFGYGVLITLIPMFIATFVGKVVLKINFLSLMGALTGGMTSTPGLSAAESMTETEAPQLAYAAVYPFSLVLVILVAELMSALA; this comes from the coding sequence ATGGATTGGTTAACATTTTTACTGACAAAGGATTATTTTGTCTTGTTCCTGGTTATCGGACTGGGAATTATGGTGGGCAGGATCAATTTTAAAGGGGTGAAATTTGAGCTCTCAGCAGTGATTTTTGTCGCGCTCTTTTTTGGCTATTTTTATCACCACTATGGGATTGATTTTGAGATTCCGTCTGTTATTCAGGATGTGGGGTTGGTCTTGTTCATCTATACGATTGGTATGCAGGCCGGTCCTTCTTTTTTCAGCGCTTTTAAGGAACAGGGAGCAAAAATGCTGATCCTTGCAGCGATTATTGTTGTTTCGGGAGCGATGATTGCGGTGCTTATTGCTTTTGCTGCTGGAGTGGATATGCCGCTTATGACCGGGCTGTTTACCGGGGCTTTGACATCTACTCCGGGATTGGCTGCTGCCATTGAAGCCTCCGGCTCTCCGCTGGCTTCCATTGGATATGGTGTGGCTTATCCGTTTGGGGTGTTAGGGGTGATCCTTTTTATCAAGATCAGTCCGAAAATTTTCCGGGTTGATTTGAAGAAGGAAGAAGAGAAATTTAAAAAGTCGAGCCGTTTATCGGTGCCGGTGATCACGCATAAAACTTTTGTGGTAACCAATGAAAATATTCATGGAAAAAGTTTGGAGCAGTTGCATATTTATTCAATGACTTGTGCCAGTATTTCGCGTATTATGCGCGAGAATGGTGAGTTAATTGTACCGGCTCCGGATGTAGCCTTATATAAAGGGGATATGGTGAAAGCTGTAGGTACGGAAAAAGCACTTCGCTGTGTGGAAGTTTTAATAGGAAAACCAACCCCAAAAGTGATTCCGCAAAGTGGGAACCTGGAGATCAAATGGTTTGTGGTAAGCAACGAGCGGGTGGTGAATAAAAGTTTGGAAGAATTGAACCTGCTGGAAAATTATCATGCTACGGTTACGCGCATCCGGCGTTCGGGAATTGAACTGATGCCTTTGCCTTCGGTGCGGTTGCGTTACGGTGATAAAGTACTGGTGTCGGTACACAAAGGAAATGTACCTCAATTAACGGCTTTGCTGGGTGATAGTTTGAAACATATCTCAGAAACCAGTTTTTTGCCGGTAGCAGTGGGAATTGTGCTGGGAATAGTGGTAGGAACTCTTGAACTGCCTTTCGGTAATTTACATGTAAAACTGGGATTGACCGGCGGTGTTTTATTGACATCGTTGTTTTTCAGCTGGAAAGGAAAAACAGGGCCGTTGGTGTGGAATCTATCGGGACCGGCTAATCAATTATTACGACAAATGGGATTGTTATTGTTTCTGACGCCTGTGGGTATCCGGGCTGGTGAACATCTGACGGCAGCCTTATCCCAATACGGTTTTAACCTGTTTGGCTACGGTGTGCTGATCACGTTAATCCCCATGTTTATCGCCACTTTTGTAGGAAAAGTCGTTTTAAAAATCAATTTTTTATCCTTGATGGGGGCGCTTACTGGCGGCATGACTTCTACACCCGGTTTAAGTGCGGCAGAATCAATGACGGAAACGGAAGCGCCGCAGTTGGCTTATGCGGCTGTTTATCCGTTCTCGCTCGTTCTTGTTATTCTTGTTGCCGAACTGATGTCAGCACTGGCTTAA
- a CDS encoding radical SAM protein produces the protein MTYQYLFGPVPSRRLGMSLGVDLIPHKICSLNCVYCECGRTTKLTTEREEYVPYEKVTEEIKHYLKNNPSPDFFTFSGSGEPTLNNRIGDVLHFIKTHTEVPVAVLTNGTLFYDPEVRKELREADVVLPSLDAAEPVAFKKINRPPRTLNIPQYIQGLVDFRKEYSGKIWLEVLIIPGLNDNRENLEALKEAFLRIQPDEIQLNTLDRPGAVDKIRAATRRELAEIVRFWNLPQVKIIAAAPDRKKIVSYRSDTESAILETIKRRPCTLEDLHQILGLHINEINKYLDVLEDEKKIVSVRENRGVFYSIANN, from the coding sequence ATGACTTACCAATATCTGTTTGGTCCGGTGCCTTCGCGTCGTTTAGGCATGTCGCTGGGCGTCGACCTTATTCCGCATAAAATTTGTTCGCTCAATTGTGTTTATTGCGAATGCGGCCGGACGACAAAACTCACCACCGAAAGAGAAGAATATGTTCCTTACGAAAAAGTAACTGAAGAGATAAAACATTATTTAAAAAACAATCCTTCCCCCGACTTTTTCACCTTTTCCGGCTCCGGCGAGCCCACGTTGAATAACCGAATAGGCGATGTACTGCATTTTATTAAAACCCACACCGAGGTTCCGGTAGCTGTACTCACTAACGGCACCCTGTTTTACGATCCGGAAGTACGGAAAGAGCTAAGGGAAGCCGACGTGGTCCTCCCTTCGTTAGACGCTGCCGAACCGGTGGCATTCAAGAAAATTAACCGGCCTCCGCGTACACTGAACATTCCCCAATACATCCAGGGACTGGTCGATTTCAGAAAAGAATATTCCGGGAAAATTTGGCTGGAGGTTCTCATTATTCCCGGATTAAATGATAACCGGGAAAACCTGGAAGCACTAAAAGAAGCTTTTCTTCGCATACAGCCCGACGAAATTCAGCTGAACACCCTGGACCGGCCGGGTGCGGTGGATAAAATCAGAGCCGCTACCCGGCGGGAATTAGCGGAAATTGTCCGTTTCTGGAATCTTCCACAGGTTAAGATTATTGCAGCCGCACCCGACCGCAAAAAAATCGTATCCTACCGTTCAGACACCGAATCAGCCATTTTGGAAACCATCAAACGACGTCCATGTACACTGGAAGATTTGCACCAGATTCTCGGATTACACATCAACGAGATCAACAAATATCTGGATGTATTGGAAGACGAAAAGAAAATTGTTTCTGTACGGGAAAACCGGGGTGTATTTTACAGTATTGCAAACAATTAA
- a CDS encoding CGGC domain-containing protein, with protein MKEKTKIGIIICDRYRNCAGGKCFRALQNREGAFSIYPEDEEVEVAGYTNCGGCPGGNIEYAPEEMKKNGVTVIHFATGFVVGYPPCPYIDHFKRFIEEKYGMKVVVGTHPIPEKYYQTHKALKTWESKEWQEWIKPTLADEDTRLAYN; from the coding sequence ATGAAGGAAAAAACCAAAATAGGCATTATTATTTGCGATCGTTATCGCAATTGCGCCGGAGGAAAATGCTTCCGTGCCTTACAAAACCGCGAAGGTGCTTTTAGTATTTATCCGGAAGACGAAGAAGTGGAAGTGGCCGGTTACACCAACTGTGGTGGCTGTCCGGGCGGAAACATCGAATATGCTCCTGAAGAGATGAAAAAGAACGGGGTTACCGTGATTCATTTTGCCACCGGCTTTGTGGTAGGTTATCCTCCCTGCCCTTACATCGATCATTTTAAACGTTTTATCGAAGAAAAATACGGGATGAAAGTCGTGGTAGGTACCCATCCTATTCCGGAAAAATATTATCAGACGCACAAGGCATTAAAAACATGGGAATCCAAAGAATGGCAGGAATGGATAAAGCCCACACTCGCCGATGAAGACACCCGGCTGGCCTATAATTAA
- a CDS encoding damage-control phosphatase ARMT1 family protein, which yields MKTYLECLPCFVEQALRASRIATSDKTKIKQVLDEVGCMIREIPMENTPAESGIRVYGKIREITGVADPYREIKRQHIREAQTLYPELEKMIEESDDPLLTAIRLAIAGNVIDLGINKTFNIVQDVKKILVRDFGIFDYEVFKEQLDRAKTILYLGDNAGESVFDKLLIQQLKKPVVYAVRTAPIINDVTLEEARLSGLDEVATLIDSGSPAPGIIMRYATPQFLEIYQKADIVISKGQGNYEGLSDEKRSIFFLLKAKCPVIAHHLGVQEGDIVLKAINL from the coding sequence ATGAAAACATACCTTGAATGTCTTCCCTGTTTTGTAGAACAGGCTTTACGGGCATCGCGAATAGCTACTTCCGACAAAACAAAAATAAAACAGGTACTGGATGAAGTCGGCTGCATGATCCGGGAAATCCCAATGGAAAATACACCGGCAGAATCCGGCATCCGGGTGTACGGAAAAATCCGCGAGATTACCGGCGTAGCAGATCCTTACCGGGAAATAAAACGCCAGCATATCCGGGAAGCCCAGACACTTTATCCGGAACTGGAAAAAATGATCGAGGAATCGGATGACCCGTTACTTACGGCTATCCGTCTGGCTATTGCCGGAAATGTCATCGATCTGGGAATCAATAAAACGTTTAATATCGTTCAGGATGTAAAAAAGATACTGGTCCGTGATTTTGGCATTTTCGATTACGAAGTGTTCAAAGAACAACTGGACCGGGCAAAAACCATTCTTTACCTTGGAGACAATGCCGGCGAATCGGTTTTTGACAAACTGCTGATTCAACAACTGAAAAAACCGGTCGTTTATGCAGTACGCACGGCTCCCATCATCAATGATGTCACCCTGGAAGAAGCCCGGTTATCCGGATTGGACGAGGTGGCTACACTTATTGATTCAGGCAGTCCGGCTCCGGGGATCATCATGCGATATGCCACGCCCCAGTTCCTGGAAATTTATCAAAAGGCCGATATCGTCATTAGCAAAGGACAAGGAAATTACGAAGGGCTTTCCGATGAAAAACGGTCTATCTTTTTCCTGTTAAAAGCCAAATGTCCGGTCATTGCGCATCATCTTGGGGTTCAGGAAGGGGATATTGTTTTAAAAGCCATAAATTTGTAA
- a CDS encoding VOC family protein encodes MRLNHIGINIIEESDIQGFYKDILAFKPEWDFALPTDISQQFFGINQETKVVVLKNETLKLELFVHHETLQCGYSHICIEVDDREETARKCLSGGYPVLRKKRENGDLLFIKDRSGNVFELKNKIS; translated from the coding sequence ATGCGACTGAATCACATCGGAATAAATATCATTGAAGAATCTGATATTCAAGGATTCTACAAGGACATTCTGGCGTTTAAACCAGAGTGGGATTTTGCTCTCCCCACGGATATTTCGCAACAGTTTTTTGGCATAAACCAGGAAACAAAAGTGGTTGTTCTGAAAAACGAGACGTTGAAACTGGAGTTGTTCGTCCACCACGAAACGTTGCAATGCGGCTACAGCCACATTTGTATTGAAGTGGACGACCGGGAAGAAACAGCCCGGAAATGTTTGTCCGGTGGGTATCCCGTTTTGAGAAAAAAACGGGAAAACGGCGATTTGCTTTTTATTAAAGACCGGTCGGGCAATGTGTTTGAGTTAAAAAACAAGATTTCATGA